The Mastacembelus armatus chromosome 14, fMasArm1.2, whole genome shotgun sequence genomic interval AAGGCAGGACAAAACAACTGGCAGGTCAGCGCCATCTGTGTCGAGAACTTCAACGATGCCAGTTATCGACGATTGCTGGAGGACCTGGACCGGAGGCAGGAGAAAAAGTTTGTAATTGACCTTGAGGCTGAGAGACTCCAGAACATGCTGGAACAGGTGATGCCACCGTaacaaacactttcagaaaAGTACTAAGGAAAAGTTTATTTCAATCAAAtctttgaaaaattaaaatatgttttagctACTTCTCAAAATTAACTTCTGCTCTCTTTTATTTCAGcataaaaatccaaaactatATGCATCATTTGTTATATGACAGATCCCGCAGTCCTGGCtgctacaaagaaaacacactatATGTCAGACACAATCATAGATGACGAAACAACCTAAGTTGTAATCAACTATAGTTAGAATTTAAGGGATAATACCTATTCATTACAACTTAATTTGTagtttggattttgttttatataaaaatgttcatgttttcaagATTGTAGCAATTAACTGCATAGTCCTAACTGACAGAAATAATGAGCAAAACTATGAAGTAAGATTCAATTTGATGTAGAGGCAGCTGACAATGGACTAGATATTGCCTATGTATCTCAATACGTTATTACCATAAGATCAGCACAATATATTACATTGATGATTTATACCTGATTCTTTGAATTTCAATAACAGGATCCCAGAAGATAAATTTATACACAGAACAGAAGTTCAACCTTTACACACTtgctcagtgtttgttttactcAGTTTTTGAGTATGCTTGTGCTAATTAGAAAGTTTTGAACTTGGAAACAGTCTGTTCCGATCTCCAGTGATATCAGTTGGCATAAGCACACTCAGAATATGATGtatgccttcctcctcctcctcctcctgctacTGCTCCTCTCATCCCTTCATCTGTCCAGCTTTCCCTGGGGCAACTGGTGTCTCTGTAATTGTTCAATTATTCAGGAAATCTCCACTCTGACATCTGTCATAGTTATAACGATTTACTCTGcagatgtctgtgtgtttgtgagtctcTTTGccccacagagcagcagaagtCCCACTCCAACCTTGCTTGATGCCAATACACAGAACATCTCACAAATAGACATGATGGATTCTGTCACATTTGGAGCTTATGGGATGATGCAGTATTTTATGCAGTGGTGGATAGAGTTACTGCCAAAGACATAAACATCTGTTTTCTCCTGTATTTGTTCCAACTGTCAGTGCATTTATATGTAAATTGTGCCAAATTATAATCATCAAGGACAAGGATTTGACTATATAATTGGGCTTTATTAGCTGGTTGGAACACGGTCGGAACATACCAGGGCTTATAACCGCAGATGTTACTGTGAATGTTAGAGCACTAAATAGCTCAATGCAAACCTGTTTCATTTACTTAAAGTAGTGCAGCTCATTTGCAAGTTGTACGAACTGTGCTACAGCCGCAAAATCACCAACATAATGAACAAGACTTTATTGGCTTCAAATGAAAACTGTACAAAAGGGGGTGTCAAAGTTAACCAGACTTTACAAAATGTTGCTGTATAAGTTTGTAATGTGCATTTgataatataaatgtatttgcaaTCATCATGTTGGTCTAATGCCTGAAAAAGTCCTAAATGTAGGCTTGATATGACCCTTTGGAGCACTTTATGAAACAGCCTTCATCGTCATGGTTACAGCAATTCACAAGTGGTTACAGTCATGAACAGTCACAGCTTGTTTAGGTTCAGAGCTTCTTTAGCTTTAGGTTAAAATACCCAACCGTTGTCATCATAGTTACAACAAAAATCATGCTCTGTGGAACAGCCGTGGTTAAAAGAAACAATGCTGACTATTAGTCTGAAAGGGGAAACAAATGCCAGCCACCCGTGGCACAGTCCTGTGTTTAGTCAACCTAATTCAGACATCATTATGAATAGGTTTGATTGGAACTGCTCTGGACTGAATAAACAGTTTCTGTGAAGCAATGAACTATAAGCAAATTAACCCCTCTCAACCTCACATAGTGTGGATTGGATGCTGATGTCTCCAACAATTCCAAATTATTATAATggaaacatttgtgtgttttcaccttGTGTATTCAAGCTGTAAAGGTTCACCAACACCCGAGTTTCATGACCTGATGCTCAGACCTGGACAACAGTGAAGCTGTCCAAGCTTTTCTGAGAGATTGAAAGCATTATTCCAGTGTAATTCATGTCCTTATTAACGTGATGTCCAGATGGGATTTCCCTGCAGATGTCAGCTATCAAAATGAGTTTATATAACCATTACGCAGctctgtagttttatttatatgtgttgTGTAAGAGTGTCATGTCCATCAAAGTGTGAAGTGTTTACCTCCTCAGTAAGATACTGACGTGACTGTGTTCATTTGTTTCGGTGCCCAATCTTCTACGCCCACTCTGTCAAGACATTCACACCTGCCTGTCATATTCACCATTTAAAGTAATTATCGTATGCTATGCTGTAATCCAGTCAGATTAACGTTAAACTCTGCTCCGCCTCCTCGTAGATTGTCAGCGTTGGAAAACATGTCAAAGGCTACCATTACATCATGGCCAACCTGGTGAGGGAAAAAGTTTACCTCCTTTTAACTCACCAAAATTATTTCATCCATCTTTCTTGGTGTGCTTAGTAACTGCTTAGTACTTTCCCCCTGTAATTTCAATTCATTTGTTCACTGTTGTGATATTGATCTATAGTCTGGTTTACAGTGTCAATACCAACCCAATGACACTGCAAAACTGATATGAGGATCTTGAACAGAACAGGCTCTCAGTCTCAGTCTCAGTCCACAGGCTGGATTTTTGGATTTTGTCCATTTTACCAGAGGGCACCAGATTGTTTCTTCGCTCACCCACTAGATTGGTGCTGGCACTGTTGATTTAGGAGCATAGACTGCTGTAATGTTCAGCTCTTTTTGACAGCCTTCCAGGAATGTGCCAGCATGAAGATACTGGCTCAGACATTTTTCACCCACACTTATTCCACCATATTCTTATAATGGGATGAAATCAAATCATCAGTTCCTTCTACGTTTGTTAAAGGACAACCTCATTATACATTTCTGGCCTTTACATTGACCAGTCTTTTTCCTTGTTGCCCCCCTCAAGGGTTTTAAGGACATCAACCTGGAGCGGTTCATGCATGGTGGAGCCAATGTGACAGGCTTCCAGCTGGTTGATTTCAGCAACCCTATGGTCATCAAACTGATGCAGCGCTGGAACAAGCTGGATCAGAGAGAGTACCCTGGCTCGGATGCCCCGCCCAAGGTATGTAACCCAGATGAAATCTTATAAAATCATCAATGCAACACAGCATTTATCTTGTTTAAGTAAATATGTGAGCACTGATCCTTCTGAGAACTCCTTGGTGGTTAATTCAGAAGTTCGACTGTTGAGTCTGAGATGTGAGATTTCAAATGCAATTTGCAGACTGTATTGAAATGAACTGAATCCAACAGCTACCTGGAGGgtggaaaatattttaagaaCTGATGACTTGTATTTGAAAAATAGTGGGCTTTAATGTAAAATTTCTGCTATGTGTAAGTAGTTCTTTGGTGATGAATAAATTGTTGTaatggaagaaaatataaagGACGGTTCCAGATAAGATTGTGTATGAATATATAGCAGCATGTTTGCAAGGTGTGCAAAGGAAGAGGGTACACTAAGGCAGAAATACATAACCAACTAACAAATAACAACTATGATGAAACACATTCATAAGATTGCACATACGAGGAAGAGGCGTCATCATCAGCAGTATGCTCTGGTTCATCCACAACTGTCATATGCACTGATGTGGCAGACTGACCCACTTTACATGGTTTTTAGCCACCCAAATTGCAAATGGCACTAGGGCAAGAAAGCATCACGCCATGGTGGTCagcaaaccccccccccccgatcCCCCCAGCAAATCTGTGCCCAACAAAGCTTTCCTTTGTAAAATCCAGATGCAGCAGAGTGGAAATGGTGTGAGTCAAGcagtgtgtttagtgtgtgtgtgcctgatgGATTGGAGTGGttcaaattaaaagtttatACCATGGGGCAATATCACATGAcataagtgtgtttgtgtgtgtgcatgcttgcgtgtgtgtgtgtgtgtgtgtgtccagttcTTGATAAATTGCTCTCTCTCCTGGAAATCCACTCAGACCAAATTACTCCGCTCCCCGCTAAGTTTGTCCACAGCCTGAGTCACAGTCAGTCCTTTCTACTAATATATTAACCCAAGTGGTGAGTTGGGTCTTCTTCTGGTGTGTTTACTCACTTTGCAAAGACAAATGCAGTTTGTTTAAAACGGTCCAGGGATCAGCAGGCTGTGAactaaaaagacatttctgcGCTGCGTAAGAAACAGAGCTCTAAGGTGACAGACAGTGCCCgggaaatataataataattctaataTGTAGTCTGTATCTGCATGTGTTACTGTGTCCGGATAATGACATCTGATCACGTTAGCTTTGCATTTATACTTGGTATTATTTAACTtctctttgctttttatttcttatttgcttgtttgtgttCACAATGTGATTGAATCAGAATATGTAAATTTGGAAGGAGGAGCTCGCAGACCTTAACAAATATCAAAGGATTTCCAAATCAAGGGAAATGATTTAGTGCACATGTGATGGCCACTACTGCGTTTAAGGTGACAGatggaaacaataaaagatATCCATACTTTACTTCCTGATATACTTGCCAGCTAACCTTCATCTCATCAACACTGATTTCAGCAGTAACAGcatatttatattctttttaaaagtctttttatCTTCCACAGCAAAAAGtgcaaatattttcatcatttggGGGCCACATGAATTTTAGACCACACAATTCAAACTTTTACAAATTTTCAGTGTGTCATCAGTCAGACTTGGATAAGCTTTGCAAGAAAGGGCGCTTTTCCCAGACAGTAAAGTTCACCCCCAGAAACCGCAGAAGAACTTTTGGTCTAACTTGCTTTTGTTTCAGCAGATTTGTTCAGTGATTTGGTAAtgctttatgtttgttttaggTCGTAAGATCAACACTTTTCTGAAGCTCTATAAAGAATTTATCCAACAGCCTGTGTTCCCTGAATGCTTTGAGTTTGATAGTGGTGAACACGGTCCTCACTGTTAGTGAGTGTATCCTGCACCTTGACTGTTTGCGTGAATGTGTGTTAATTTAGGCAGCTTGTCCAATAGTAACACAGGGATGGAGTGCAGCAGTCTCCATAGAGAGCCATAATGTCGCAGTGAGCAGTGGGCTAATGAATAGGATTCACCCCTGGCCGGAGGCAAAGTTAATGAACTCCTGCTAGCTGGGATAATTAATGCCAGACTGCTACCCGGCTGGACAAAACACTCagcttttccatttctttttcctccactcACTCTCTGACTTGCTCCTTTTTGTCATTCACTCAATTAGTTTTCTGTTGTGCCAGAGGTGAGTTTTAGGGAAATTTATGGCTCATGAGGGAGAGGGTGATTTTTGTAGATGCAAATAATCAGAGGGAACATAGAGTCTTCAGGTCAAAGATAGATTAGGGGAAATTGGGAGCCTTACACTGTGGGGAATATTCTCTTCTGTTCTCGccctctcctcctttccatTCCCAGAAAATAATGAGCAGACTGCTCTGTCTCTGCAACGGCCAGGCCGTTCCTGCGTAATACTTTGCCCTGCAGAAAATCAGCCTCAGAAGCGGCCTTatgcagattatttttaaagagaTTTGACCAGCAAATATTGTGCAGTATTTTGTCCAGCAAATCAGCATTACCCTTCTGGGTTACTAATAAATCTAATAGGGCAAAGTTGAACTGCAATTTCCACTGTAGAGATTTTATatgatgtttattttagctCGAGAGCCATGCACATAAGCCAACTGTGCCCACATACAGTAGCATCTGGATCTCTGATtacctcttcctctctcctagTACACTTCAGCATTGACATATGATGGGGTGATGGTGATGGCGGAGGCCTTCAGGAACCTGCGCAGGCAGAAGGTGGACATATCCAGACGGGGGAATGCCGGCGACTGTCTCGCTAACCCTGCTGCCCCGTGGAACCAGGGCATCGACATGGAGCGTACTCTGAAACAGGTCAGAGAGAGGAGGATGTCGACTTTGTCTAAATAGAGTACAGTTCAGCACTAGTGTCACATCTGCTTAGTTTAGAAGCTTTCCCAAGTTTAAGGATTACACTGAACAAAAATGTCATCAAGGTGTCTTTCTTTGGCTAAACTGACCCACAGTCCATAGTGTTTGACTTTCTTTCTgtaatataaataacatttgctgtttttcagatgTGTTATATCATTGACAGTGTGCATTCTCCTCTGTGTGCAGGTCCGACTACAGGGATTAACAGGTAATGTCCAGTTTGACCACTATGGCCGCAGGGTCAACTACACTATGGACGTGTTTGAGCTGAAGAATAATGGACCCAGACGGGTAAAACATCACACCACACTGCTTTCATTTGTGTTACAGATAAATATTTGTCTCAGTCAAGTctgtaatactgtatgttttagttGATATAATGTATCCTTGATACAATCAAAGATATGTGCAGACCGCTGTCATGTCAACTATTCTGCGGCTGGGATGACACAGTATGTAGTGTGGTGTTTTCTATTATTATAAATAGGCTTCTAGCATCGCTTCTGGTATGATAGGATGGATGTGGCAAGATGAAATTCGAGGAAAATGggaaaaagagcaagagagcACTTGTGAGAGTGATGGCAAGAGTGTAAAATGAAATAGAGAGCAATCAAGGTGGTAGAGGTTGGGGTGAGGAAGCAAAGAGGTGTTCCCATCAATCAAAAGCAGCTCCggactgtctctgtgctcacaGCAAGAGTCCTGTCAGCACAtgttgtgtaggtgtgtttgtgtgtgtgtgtgtgagtgtgtgagtgagtgagtgagagtctGTCTCTCTTCTACGTTTTCCATGTTCCTCAATTACCCCGATGCCTCAGCCCACAGGAGGTATCAGCCAATCATAGCTCGTTGTCCCCTCAGGCTTCCAAGCAGCAGTAGCCAACCAGTAGCCAGTTGACTTGCTCAGCATCTGCACACCCACTGACTTATAGCTGCTTATGGATGCTGTCAAACTCCTCTCTCTTATAAGATCATTTGACACAATATTGGTTAGTAgatatattttaactttttgtttaAAACCAACCAGTGCCATTTACCTTTACTCAACATTTTTTTAGAAGTCAGAAAATGTTGATATTGTGACCACtacataatataaataaaataaggtaGAAGAGactttattaatataatataaaatattagttGATGTTTCATTATAATGACTTACAGTTTTACTGTCTGCAAAGCTACTCTGCAATTGTCAGGCGACCTTTGAGAATATTTTGTTATATAGTACAACTTTATTCTGGAAAGCAGCCTTTTTTCACTGAAAGTGGCCTTACTATTCATAGCAACTGTCTACTATAGGATCACAAAGGCAAGGACACTCGGATGCAGCAAGAACGAGGCTTTCATCCATGTTGTTCTGGCAGTTGCACCCAGTTCTGTTAAGCAAAGAGTGACGCTGTGCTGGCCTGGTGTCTGGAATTACGTTAACTGAAGTACTCCACCAAAATGGCAAAGCAATTTGCACATGCTGTGTTCTACAGTATATTAGTCacatacacatgaacacattaaaaaatgcaCGCTGTGAGATAGAtgctaatattttcttttcccctCAGATCGGCTACTGGAATGATGCAGACAAACTGGTGCTGATCCAGGACTCTCCACTGCTTCCAAATGACACTTCTGGCATGGAGAACCGCACTGTTGTAGTTACTACCATCATGGTAAGAGACCGGCATGTGCTCGTCGACACACGCTTGTGCATGCGCTCATATTCTTAGCAATTTGTAATGGCAGGAGACGTCCCTAGCTAGTGTTGCTCTGGGCTACACTGAACATTATGTTTGAGGGATATGCAGAGTCTGAGGTGCAGTGACTACACATCATGTACATTGAGCTTCAAACCCTAAAACCTGTCCTTAAATCCATAACACTGGCTAACCTGACATTCTGTTCAGCTGCACTGTAATTCCTTCACAATTTCTTTCCTGTGCCTCAGTTTTTCTAAAGCACTTTCAGATATTACTACAATAAACTCTGCATTTATACTCTTACATGGTCAACAGACGCAGTAATCGTGATGAACCTTGTATTCCTACATAATTTgccttgtttgtgtctgtattttttcttattgtagACATACTATAAACATATTGTTGTACTGTATCTGCAGTATAATTCAAATTCACCATTTTGCACTGACATTCTTACTGCGAGAATCCTCATCATAAAATGCAGTAGGTAGTGAGACCAAATATACGCCAACAATCACATCAATAGAACAGAATACAGCTGTGGCAGGAACATCTATGGTGTGATAAAATAATCTCTACTCTAAGGACTAAATTCTATAATACACTCACTGTGATGTTACGTAAATAGACTAAAATCTAGGGTTGAAATGGTGAAGCTTGTGAGGATGCATATTGCCATACAATGCTCAGAGTTTAGCACCTTTCTAGGCCTGTAAGTTTTGTACCATGACTGACTAGAGTTCAGGAGTCACACATTCACAACATTACAATGTTATCAGTTAAAAAGACTCTTACAGAAAAGGGgttcttgttctttttattaCTTCAGTATGAACTAAACCATCATACATCCTGAAAATCAGCTACTGTCACTAAGACTTTTATGGCACCAATAAACATCTCAACAAGCAAACAGCTTCATAATCATCCACCATTACTGAGGCTTTTGCTCTTATTGCACAGATAAAGGAGTTCCATACAGTTACAAAATCAACCAAAGCGTTTTTATACTGATGATATGAGTGAATG includes:
- the gria4b gene encoding glutamate receptor 4b isoform X3, producing the protein MRISSRDWLLLMVSGFWGLTMGAFPSSVQIGGLFIRNTDQEYTAFRLAIFLHNTSPNASEAPFNLVPHVDNIETANSFAVTNAFCSQYSRGVFAIFGLYDKRSVHTLTSFCSALHISLITPSFPTEGESQFTLQLRPSIRGALLSLLDHYDWNKFVFLYDTDRGYAILQAIMEKAGQNNWQVSAICVENFNDASYRRLLEDLDRRQEKKFVIDLEAERLQNMLEQIVSVGKHVKGYHYIMANLGFKDINLERFMHGGANVTGFQLVDFSNPMVIKLMQRWNKLDQREYPGSDAPPKYTSALTYDGVMVMAEAFRNLRRQKVDISRRGNAGDCLANPAAPWNQGIDMERTLKQVRLQGLTGNVQFDHYGRRVNYTMDVFELKNNGPRRIGYWNDADKLVLIQDSPLLPNDTSGMENRTVVVTTIMPLMRNPILRN